A stretch of Dromaius novaehollandiae isolate bDroNov1 chromosome 8, bDroNov1.hap1, whole genome shotgun sequence DNA encodes these proteins:
- the TMEM125 gene encoding transmembrane protein 125, with amino-acid sequence MPELAELSTPRTPADADHIQRNILEEHVELWWFQDPKKSILCYGMAVVLILACGIGGIILLYSTSSRSGEWRLAVGTTLCLLALLVLLKQLLSSAIQDMNCIRSRDQIELLKSGGFSDCLVLLLSALVLLICGIVLTILSTTTMQLSPVRPLASMFTSGIILLAAGSAILLSLLLYLLCTSCCRAAPRSLETGEISVFTISGRLAANRRLPPTSSMANLI; translated from the coding sequence ATGCCAgagctggcagagctgagcacaCCCCGCACCCCTGCGGACGCTGACCACATCCAGAGGAACATCCTGGAAGAGCACGTGGAGCTCTGGTGGTTCCAGGACCCCAAGAAGTCCATCCTGTGCTATGGGATGGCGGTGGTACTGATCTTGGCCTGCGGGATTGGGGGCATCATTCTGCTGtacagcaccagcagccggtCTGGGGAGTGGCGGCTGGCTGTGGGCACCACGCTCTGCCTCCTGGCCCTGCTCGTGCTGCTGAAGCAGCTGCTGAGCTCTGCCATCCAGGATATGAACTGCATCCGCAGTCGGGATCAGATTGAGCTTCTAAAGAGTGGGGGCTTCTCAGactgcctggtgctgctgctcagCGCCCTGGTGCTGCTGATCTGTGGCATTGTGCTCACCATCCTCTCCACCACGACCATGCAGCTCAGCCCTGTCCGGCCGCTGGCCAGCATGTTCACCAGTGGGATTAtcctcttggctgctggcagtgccatcctcctctccctgctgctctATCTGCTGTGCACCTCCTGCTGCCGAGCTGCTCCTCGAAGCTTGGAGACAGGTGAAATCAGTGTCTTCACCATCTCCGGCCGTCTTGCTGCTAACAGGCGACTTCCTCCCACCTCCAGCATGGCCAACCTGATCTGA